CCTCGAGGGCCTGTTGTTCCGCGAGCGCATCCGGCGCAACGAAGCGTTGCTGGTACTGCTGGTGAGCATCGGCCTGGTGCTGGTCACGCCTGCGTTCGACCTGGCCAGCGAAGCCACCGGTGGGTTGCTCTGGGCTTTGCTCTCGGGCCTGCTGTTCTCGCTGCTGTCACTCACCAACCGGGCGGGTTCCGGGCGCCTGCCCGCCGTGCAGGCGGCGCTGTGGCAGAACCTGGTGGTGACCCTGTGCCTGCTGCCGGTGGCCATCCCTGGCCTCGCGGCCGTGGCCCCCATGGACTGGCTGTGGATCGCCCTGCTGGGCATCTTCTGCACGGGGGTGGCCCACAGCCTGTTCGTCGCCAGCCTGGCAGTGATCAAGGCGCGCACGGCGGCGGTGGTGTTCGGCATGGAACCGGTCTATGGCATCGCCGTGGCCTGGGCAGTGTTCGCCGAGACGCCGACCCCGAGCATGCTCGCCGGTGGCGCGCTGATCATCTTTGCCATCGTGCTGTCCAGCCGCCTGAGTGCCGAGCAGCCGGTGAAACAGCGGCCACTCACCGAAGGCGCCTGATCAGCGATCGTTGTGGCCCAGGTCGCGTTGCGGGTCGATCTGGTCCCGTACCCGCTGCTTGAGCACCTTGGCCTCGGGGAAGCCGCCATCGGCCTTGCGCTCCCAGATCTGCACGCCGTCGCAGGTGATGCGGAAGATCCCGCCGGTGCCTGGCTCAAGCGCTACCCGCCCGAGATCGTCGCTGAAGGTGCTGAGCAGCTCCTGGGCCAGCCAGGCGGCACGCAGCAACCATTGGCACTGGGTGCAGTAAGTGATGACAATTTCCGGCTTGGCAGTCGCCATGTGACATATCTCCAGGGAGGGGGCCGCTTATACTAGCGGTCTTTGCCCCCTGGTTTGAGACTCACGATGCGCCGCCTGCTGTTCTGCCTTTTGCTGACGCTCACCTCCCTCACCGTGCTGGCCGCCGAACAGGCCCGGCCGAAAATCGGCCTGGTGCTGTCTGGTGGTGCTGCCCGCGGCATTGCCCACATCGGCGTGCTCAAGGCCCTGGAAGAACAAGGGGTGCGCATCGATGCCATCGCCGGCACCAGCATGGGCGCGGTGGTCGGCGGACTGTACGCCTCCGGCTACAGTGTCGAGGAGCTGGAAAAGCTGGCGACCACCCTGGACTGGCAACAAGCACTGTCGGACGCGCCGCCGCGCAAGGACGTGCCCTTTCGCCGCAAGCAGGACGACCGCGACTTTCTCGTGAAGCAGAAGCTGAGCTTTCGCGACGACGGCAGCCTGGGCCTGCCGCTGGGCGTGATCCAGGGCCAGAACCTGGCACTGCTGCTGGAAAGCAAGCTGGCCCATACGGCCGACATCCGCGACTTCGACAAACTGCCCATCCCCTTCCGCGCGGTGGCCACCGACATCGCCAGCGGCGAGAAGGTGGTGTTCCGCCGCGGCCACCTGCCGAGGGTGATACGCGCCAGCATGTCGATCCCCGCGGTGTTCGCCCCGGTGGAGCTCGACGGGCGTCTGCTGGTGGATGGTGGCATGACCGACAACATCCCGCTGGATGTGGTGCGCGAAATGGGCGTGGACCTGGCCATCGTCGTCGATATCGGCACCCCGCTGCGCAACCGCAAGCAGCTGGCCACGGTGGTCGATGTGCTCAACCAGTCGATCACCCTGATGACCCGGCGCAACTCCGAAGAACAACTGGCCAGCCTGCGCCGCGAAGACATTCTGGTGCAACCGTCACTGGCGAGCTTCGGCGTCACCGATTTCGGCCGTGCCCATGACATGATCGATGCCGGCTACCGCGCCACCGTCGCACTGGCGCCACGCCTGGCCGGGCTGCGCCAGCCCGAGGCCGACAGCAACCTGGCGATGGCCCGTTCGCCCCGCCAGCGCACCCCGGTCATCACCGCGATCAAGGTGGAGAACGATTCCAAGGTCAGCGACGACGTGATCCGCTACTACATCCGCCAGCCTATCGGCGAGCCGCTGGAGCTCGACCGCCTGCAGACCGACATGGGCACCCTGTACGGGCTGGACTACTTCGACCAGGTGCAATACCGCGTGGTGCACAAAGGCGACGACAACACCCTGGTGATCAATGCTCGCGGTCGACGCGGTGGCACCGACTACCTGCGCCTGGGCCTGAACCTGTCCGACGACCTGCGTGGCGACAGCGCTTTCAACCTGGGGGCCAGCTACCGGGTCAACGGCATCAACCGCCTTGGCGCCGAATGGTTGACCCGCGCCCAGATCGGCGACCAGCAGGAGTTGTATACCGAGTTCTATCAGCCGCTGGATGTCGGTTCGCGCTACTTCATTGCGCCCTACCTCGACTTCGGCTCGCAGAACGTCGAGGCCACCCTCGACAACGACCCGGTCGCCGAGTACCGCCTGGAGCGCTATGGGTTCGGCCTCAATGTCGGGCGGCAGATCGGCACCTATGGCGAGGTGCGCCTGGGCGTGGGCAAGGCCTGGGGCGAGGCCGACGTTCGCATCGGCGACCAGGACCTGCCCAAAGTCAGCTTCGACGAAGGGTTCTATGAGCTCAAGTATTCCTTCGACACCTTCGACAACGTCTACTTCCCCCACAGCGGCGAGGACATTGGCCTGACGGTGCGCAAGTACGACAAGGCGCTGGACTCGGACCAGAGCTACCGACAGTGGCTGTTCAACCTGGACAAAGCGTTCAGCAGCGGACCGAACACCCTGGTGCTGGGGGGCAAGTACGGGCGCACGCTGGATGAAGCCGAGGTGGTCACCTCGAGCTTCGTGTTCGGTGGCGCGCGGCAGCTGTCGGGCTTTCGCCAGGACTCGGTCTCCGGGCAGAACATGAGCTTGCTGCGCATGGTCTACTACCGCCGCCTGACGCCGCGCGCCTATCTGCCGCTGGACTTCCCGCTGTATATCGGCGGGTCACTGGAGCGTGGGCGGGCGTGGAACAACGACAACGAGTTCGACAGCGGCTACATCAATGCGGCGAGTGTGTTCCTGGGACTGGAAACGCCGCTGGGGCCGTTGAACCTGAGTTATGGGGCCAACAATGCCCATGAGCGGGCGGTATACCTGAACCTGGGGCATACCTTCTGAGCTGCAAGCTTGCAGCTTGTGGCTTGTGGCAGTCAGGACTTTTCGAGGTTACCGAGGATCTTCGCATGCACCCGCATGCACACTTCCAGGTCAGCCTCGTCGACCCCGGTGAACAGCTCGGCGCGCAAGGCGTTGGCGATGGTCTCGATCTGGTCGATCAGCGGCTTGGCCGGCGGGCACAGCAGGATCTTCTTGGCACGGCGGTCTTCCATCACCGCCTGGCGGCGCACCAGGCCCTGGCCTTCCAGGCTGTCCAGCAGGCGGGCCAGGGTCGGGCCTTCGACGCCGACACTCTGGGCCAGCTCACGCTGGGTGGGGGCCTCGTCGAAACGCGCCAGGTGCAGCAGCACCAGCCAACGCGCCTGGGAGAGGTTGAGCCCGGCCAGGCGGCGGTCCAGTTCGGCGCGCCAACCCCGGGACATCTGGGCCAGCTGCATGCCGAAGCGGTGTTGGTTGTCGGTCAGGGGCATAAGCAACTCATTGAATAGAACTAATTATTAGTCAGCTAACCATGCCCCGGCCGATCAGGCAACATTCAGCCGAGTGGAAACGTCGGATAATCCGACCGGGGCATGACAAAGGTCAGCAAATGGCGTAAATGCCGGCTATCAGAGCCCGAACTCCACCGCCAACGCCGCCCTGACGCAATACAAGACACCTTCCGGCACCCGCGCGCCGAACAGCGGCGCCACGGCAGAAACCGGTGGCAGCTCGCCCTCGCCATCGAGGAAGGCATCCTGCACTTCCATCATCAGGTCTTCCGGCAGATCCAGCGCCTGCTCCAGGCCCAGCTCCTGGCGGCCGATGGCTTCGGCAAGCAGGCTGTAGACATTCTTCTCGCTGCAATTGAGCTGCCCGGCGATCTGCGCTGGGGTCATGCCGGCGCGGGCCAGGCTGACCAGCTCGTGGCGCAGGTCCAGCACCACCTTGGGCGCCTCCTCCGTGCCACCACTGCCATTGAGCACTTCGAGGAACGCCTGGCCGTAGCGCTCCAGCTTGCGCGCGCCGACGCCGCTGACCTGGGCCATGTCGCTGAGGCTGGTGGGCATGCTGCGCAGCATCTCCAGCAGGGTCGAGTCGGGGAAGATGACGTAGGGCGGCACGCTGTGCTCCTCGGCCAGCTTGCGCCGCAGGGTGCGCAACGCCTCCCACAGCTCGCGCTCCTCGGCGCGCACCAGCTGGCTGGCCGGGCTGCCGCCACTGCCGCCGGAGGCCTTGGCCACCGTCTGCGGCTTGAGGTCGCGGCGCAGCTGCAGCGTCACTTCGCCACGCAGCAGCGGCCGGCAGCTGTCGGACAGGCGCAGGCCGCCGTAGCCTTCCAGGTCGATATCCACCAGGCCGCGCGCCACCAGCTGGCGAAACAGCGAGCGCCACTCCGCCTCGGCCAACGGCTTGCCGACACCGAATACCGACAGTTTCTCGTGACCGAAATTGCGCACCTTCTCGGTGTCCTTGCCCAGCAGCACATCGACCAGGTGGCCCACGCCATAACGCTGGCCGGTGCGGAACACAGTCGACAAGGCCTGGCGCGCAGGCTCGGTGGCATCCCAGGTCTGCACCTGGTCGACGCAGTTGTCGCAATGGCCGCAGGGCTGCTCCAGCACTTCATCGAAGTAGGCCAGCAGCGACTGGCGGCGGCAGCGGGTTTCCTCGCACAGGGCCAGCATGGCGTCGAGCTTGTGCTGCTCGATGCGTTTGTGGCGCTCGTCGCCCTCGGAATTTTGCAGCATCTGCTTGAGCATCACCATGTCCTGCAGGCCGTAGGCCATCCAGGCGTCCGACGGCAGGCCGTCACGGCCGGCACGGCCGGTTTCCTGGTAATAGGCCTCGAGCGATTTGGGCAGGTCGAGGTGGGCGACGAAGCGCACGTTGGGCTTGTCGATGCCCATGCCGAAGGCGATGGTGGCGACCATGATCAAGCCTTCCTCGTTGAGGAAGCGATGCTGGTTGGCCGCACGGGTCTCGGCGGCCAGGCCCGCGTGATACGGCAGCGCCGGGAAGCCCTGGTCGCAAAGAAACGCGGCGGTCTCGTCGACCTTCTTGCGCGACAGGCAGTAGACAATGCCGGCGTTGCCGCGTCGTTCGCCGAGAAACGCCATCAACTGCTTGCGCGGCGACTCCTTGGGCACGATGCGGTAGAAGATGTTCGGCCGGTCGAAGCTCGACAGGAAGCGCTCGGCGCCCTGCAGGTGCAGGCGCTGGACGATCTCCTCGCGGGTACGCATGTCGGCGGTGGCGGTCAGGGCGATGCGCGGCACATGGGGGAACAGCTCGGCGAGCTGGCCCAGTTGCAGGTATTCCGGGCGGAAGTCGTGGCCCCATTGCGAAACACAGTGGGCTTCGTCGATGGCGAACAGGGCAATGTCGAGGCCACGCAGGAATTCCAGCATGCGCGGCTGCACCAGGCGCTCCGGCGCCAGGTAGAGCATCTTCACCTCGCCACGGCGCAGGCGCCCGGCCAGGTCGCGCTGCTGCTCGGCGCTGAGGGTGGAGTTCAGCGCGGCGGCGGCCACGCCCAGCTCGTCGAGGGTGGCGACCTGGTCGTCCATCAGCGCGATCAGCGGTGATACCACCACCGTCAAGCCCGGGCGCAGCAAGCCCGGCACCTGGAAGCACAGCGACTTGCCGCCGCCGGTGGGCATCAGCACCAGGGCGTCGCCGCCCCCTGCCACACATTCGATGATCGCAGCCTGGCGCCCGCGGAAACTGTCGTAACCGAAGACATCCTTGAGGACGCGCTGAGCCTGTTCGAGCATTTGCCACTCCAAAATCGCCGTACCAACCCCGAGTCAGGCTGGACGATAAATCCACCGCGCGCGCAGCGAATGCGTAAGCGGTTTTTGCCGGATGGCGCGAAAACGCCGGCCAGCACGAAAAAGCGCGAAGTATACCCGACTGCCACGTCACCCGGCATGCCCCGGTGACAGACGTTCCCTTTGCCCCCCAAGCGCCGCAAGGTGCTAGAATTCACCATCGTTTATTCCCCAAGGTAGCCCTGTAATGTCCTTCGCCGAGCAACTGACCCGCCTGCAAGCCTTCCTCGACGCCGATGAGCTGCACGAAGAAGCGCTGGACTACGTCGCCGCACACGGCTACCTGACCGCGCTGTCGATCTGCTCGGAGGAAGTTCCAGAACGCGAATGGATCGACGCGCTGTTCGCCGAAGAGCCGCACTACACCAGCGATGCCCAGCGCACCGAGATCGAAGCCACCCTGGTCGCGCTCAAGGGCCACATCGCCCGCCAGCTGGCCAGCGACGAGGAATTCGACCTGCCCTGCGACCTGGACCTGACCGACGAGCCGGACGATTCCGACCTGCGCGGCTGGTGCATCGGCTTCATGGAGGGCGTGTTCCTGCGTGAAGAGGCCTGGTTCGAGAACGCCGAGGAAGAAGTCAGCGAGATGCTGCTCCCGATCATGGTCGGTTCCGGCCTGTTCGACGAGCAGCCGGAGTTCGAGGACATCGCCAAGAACGCCAACCTGCAGGACGACATGATCGTGCAGATCCCCGAGGCGCTGAGTGCGCTGTTCCTGCTGCTGCATGCCCCGGACGAGAAACCTGCCCTGCTCAAGCCGCGCCACCACTGATCGACGTGGTGCGCTACCTGCTGCTGGCCATCGGCTGGCTCAGTGTCGCGCTGGGGGTGGCGGGGATCTTCCTGCCGGTGTTGCCCACCACCCCATTCCTGCTGCTGGCCGCGGCCTGCTTTGCCCGCAGCTCGCCGCGCTTCCATGATTGGCTGGTCAACCACCCCAGGCTTGGCCCATGGATTCGCGACTACCTCAGTGGCGAAGGCATTCCGCTCAAGGGCAAGGTCTACGCCATCGGCCTGATGTGGGCGAGCATCAGCCTGTCGTGCTATCTAGTGCCGCTGTTCTGGGCGCGTGCGTTCATGCTGACCAGCGCGGTGCTGGTCAGCGCCTGGATTCTCAAGCAGAAGACGCTGCACCGGCCGGGCTGAGCACTAAACCTGCGGGGGACGCCCCAACTTGCCGGACTGTGCTGTCCCACAGGATCCCTGCAACCACTCTCACACTGTATCCACCTTCAACGAATGGTCATTGAGCATGCCGTTGATGATGGTCGCCGTGTCATGTCCCGAGGCGACCACCCCGCCCGCTCCGGCCGTCACCCCATAATGCTGCGCCAGGTCGACCCCGGCCAGGTCGATGGTCTGGGTCGGCGCCGCGCCGGCGACACTGCTGACCTCGATGGTCGAGACCACATTGCTGCCGGTGCCGCTGACCTTGAAGTGCAGGTAGTCGTCCAGCGAGGCGCTGCTGGCGTTCTCGCCCTGCAACAGCTGTGACAGGTCAAGGCGATCACTGCCCGGGGTAAAGTCGGTCACGGTGTCATGACCGCTGTCCCCCTTCTGCCAGACGAATGTGTCGTTGCCGCTGCCACCGGTCAGCGTGTCGTCCCCCGGCCCACCAACCAGCGTGTCATTGCCGCCCCCACCCTTGAGCACATCGTTGCCCGCGCCACCGTTGAGCACATTGTCGCCGTCGTTGCCGATCAGCGTGTCGTTGTACTCCGAGCCAATCAGGTTCTCGATGCTGGCCAGGGTGTCCACACCAGCCCCCTGGGTGTTCTGCGGGCCGGCCTGCCCCAGGTCCACCACCACGCCAGCCCCGGCCTTGGCGAAGCTGACCGTGTCGCTGCCCAGGCCACCGTCCAGCAAGTCGTTGCCCGGCCCCGCGATCAGCAGGTCGTTGCCCTCTCCCCCGTACAAATGATCATTGCCGGTTCCCGCCACCAGCACATCATTGCCAGCGCCACCGTTCAGGGTGTTGTCGCCGCCCCCTGCCAGCAGCACATCATCACCTGCCGTACCGTCGAGCACATGGCCGGGCTGGTAGGTGATATCGACGTTACCGGTGGCCGTGCCGCCGTGACCGTCGCTGACGGTGTAGGTGTCATGCAGCACATCGTTGACCGCGTTGCTGTAGTCCACCACCAGGCTCAGCTTGTAGTTCTCGGCGGCCTTGCTGTTACCCGAGGCGTTGTCGGTGTTGACCAGGTGGATGCTGTACACCCCATCATGGGCGGCGGTGAAGCTGCCGCCATCGGCGATGCCCTGGTAGCTGCCACCGGCCTCCTTCCACTCCATCATCAGGTTGCCGGCGGGGCGGTCATGGTCGAGGGTGAGGGTTTCGCCCTTGCGCAAGGTGACGGTCAGCGTGTCCTCATCGTTGGCATTGCTGTTGCTGATCATGCCGAGGTAGCCCGCCACCACCAGCGCCGCGGTCATGGTCCCGGACAGGCTGGTGAACTCGCTGCGCGCCAGGTCGCGGAACTGGTTCTCGGCCTTGTTGGGCGTGCCGTCGAACTGAAGGGTCTGGGCCTGGGCGCCGGCGGTGAAGCCTGCGCCCTTGTCGGCGAAGCCGGTGTTGAACGAGGTAGGCGCAGCGCTCAACCGGTCATGGTCGGCATCGCTGTCGTTGGCCAGCAATGCTTCAACCGGCACGCTGAGCGTGGCGCCACTGATGTTGGTGATGATGTGATCGGGGGCGGCCACAGGTGCGGCATTGCCGTTGATGTTCACGGTCAGCGTGGCGCTGCTGGTGTCCCCGTCGTTGTCACTGGCGGTGAAGGTGAACTTCTCCACCTGGCCGGCACCGCCGTCCTTCGGCGGCGTGTAGGTGAATTCGCCGGTATCCATGTTCACCTGCAAGGTGCCACCGAGGCTGGTCTTGATGCCGAGGCTGTTGCCGACCGTGTCGAACACAGCCTTGTCCACGCCGCCGCTGGCGGCATAGCCCCCCTGCCCGGCATTGGCCTTTGGATCGTAGGTGTAGCTGGTGCCGTCCACCACCAGTGCCTTGATGAAACCGCCATCGGCGCCGAAGTCGCCACCGCTGATGAGGCTGCCGGTGATGGGCGCCCCCTGCACGGTGCCGGAAAGCACCGCACCCAGTTGGTTGAGGTCGGTGACCACCACCGCGTTGGTGTCGGTGTGGCTGCTGCCATCATAGGCCAGCGGGTCGAGGTTGCCGGCATTCACGCCACTGCCCATGCCGACGGCGAAGGACTTGATGCCATTGTCGTCGAGGAAGGTTTCCCAGGTGGTTTCGCGGACAGCGGTGATCGAGTGACCACCGCTGGGCTCGCCGTCCGAGAAGAAGTAGCTGACATTCTGCGCCCCCACCAGCTTGCCCGAGCTGACGAAGGCTTCCTGGGCCTTGGTTGCAGCCGAGTCGTAGTAGGTCGAGCCACCCGCCGTGAGCCCGGCGATCAGGCTCTTGGCCTCGCCGATCGAGACCCACACCGGGGTCTGCATCGTCGCGCCAGTGGAGAAGGTGACGATCTGCACCTTGATCTCACCCATGTCATCGTACTTGTCGAGCAAGGTGTTGATGGCCTGCTTGGCCAGCTCCAGGCGTGTCAGGCCGGGGACGCCAGACCCCGTGTTCATGCTGCTGGAGACGTCGATCACCAGCAGGATGTTGGAGTCCACCTGGCCCGGGGTGATGCTGCGCACCGCGCTTTCGGCCTTCGGCACGTCGTCGACGATGTTGATGGCGATCGTGCTGGTGACGCTGTTGCCCAGCGCATCGGTAGCCTTGTAAGTGAACTGTTCGATGACCGTATTGGCACCGTCGTTCGCACCACCCGGCGTTTTCGGCGCCGAGGTCAGGGTATAGGTGTAGGAGCCGTCGGCATTCAACTGGATCTGGCCATATTGACCCGTGGCGTTACCCACCAGGCTATAGGTCAGGGCGCCAAATCCGCCGCTGACCGAGCCCACCAGGCTGCCGGAAGCGGTTTCGCCGCTGGAACCCGGCTCGCTGCCGGTCACGCTGCCAGCTGCCAGGTCGTTGCCATCCTTGTGCAAGTCCAGTGCCTTTTCGTAGACCGTGACGTCGCTGTCCTGGCTGGCGACCAGTTGGCTGTTCTGCACGCTGATACGGATGACGGCGGTGCTCTCGTCACCATCGGCATCACGGAGGGTGTAGACGAAACTGTCGGCGGCCCATGGCGGCAACACGCTGTCGGGGTTGGCGTGGTAGGTGGCGTTGCCCTGGGCATCGAGGGTCAGGTAGCCGTACAGCCCGGTGATCGGCTCGCCCAGATGGCCACTGGCCGAGGTCGAAGTGTCGTGGCCGAAACGCACACCCACCACGTACTGGCCATCGCCGCGCACATCGGCGCCGATCACATCGTTGGCCAGTACATTGCCGCTGATGTTGCCGCCCTGCTGCACACCGGCGAAATCGTTCTGCGCCCTGGGCACATCGTCGACGATGCTGATGACGATGGTGCTGGTGGAGGTATTGCCCAGCGAATCCTTCACCTGGTAGGTGAAGCTTTCAGTCACGGTGTTCGGGCCGTCGTTCACGTGATTGGGCGAGTTCGGTGCCGACGTCAGGGTGTAGGTGTAGGAGCCATCTGCGTTCAACTGGATCTGACCGAATTGGCCCAAGGCATTGCCTACCAGGCTGTAGGTCAAGCCCCCCAAGCCACCGCTGACCGATCCCACGAGCGAACCGGAGGCGGTTTCCGCAGTGGAACCGGGCTCACTGCCGGTGATATGGCCTGCCGCCAGGTCACTGCCATCCTTGTACAGGTCGAGGGCCTTCTCGAAGACCTTGACCTCATCGTCGACCGTGGCCAGCAACTTGCTGTCCTGCACGTTGATGGTGATGGTGGTGGTGCTTTCGTCGCCATCGGCATCGCGGATGGTGTAGACGAAGTGGTCGGTGGCCCACGGTGGCAGCACGCTGTTGGGGTTGGCGTGGTAGGTGCCATTGCCCTGGGCGTCGAGGGTCAGGTAGCCGTACAGGCCCTGGATCGGGTCGCCGACATGGCCGATGGCGGAGGTCGAGGTGTCGTGGCCGAAGCGCACACCGACCACATACTGGCCGTCACCGCGGCCATCGGCGCCGATCACATCGTTGGCCAGTACATTGCCGCTGACGCTGCCGCCCTGGCTGACGTCGGCGAAGTCGCAATGGGCCTTGGGCACATCGTCGACGATGCTGATGACGATGGTGCTGGTGGTGGCGTTGCCGAGCGAATCCTTCACTTGATAGGTGAAGCTTTCGGTCACGATGTT
This genomic stretch from Pseudomonas entomophila harbors:
- a CDS encoding DMT family transporter, which codes for MNHRTALGALHIGALFFGLTGVFGKLAASASPAIIVFGRAAFAVLALGLFAGLARQAWQPLRGRDLRRLLLGGVLLAGHWVSFFIAVKVGGVAIATLGFASFPAFTVILEGLLFRERIRRNEALLVLLVSIGLVLVTPAFDLASEATGGLLWALLSGLLFSLLSLTNRAGSGRLPAVQAALWQNLVVTLCLLPVAIPGLAAVAPMDWLWIALLGIFCTGVAHSLFVASLAVIKARTAAVVFGMEPVYGIAVAWAVFAETPTPSMLAGGALIIFAIVLSSRLSAEQPVKQRPLTEGA
- a CDS encoding SelT/SelW/SelH family protein — its product is MATAKPEIVITYCTQCQWLLRAAWLAQELLSTFSDDLGRVALEPGTGGIFRITCDGVQIWERKADGGFPEAKVLKQRVRDQIDPQRDLGHNDR
- a CDS encoding patatin-like phospholipase family protein; its protein translation is MRRLLFCLLLTLTSLTVLAAEQARPKIGLVLSGGAARGIAHIGVLKALEEQGVRIDAIAGTSMGAVVGGLYASGYSVEELEKLATTLDWQQALSDAPPRKDVPFRRKQDDRDFLVKQKLSFRDDGSLGLPLGVIQGQNLALLLESKLAHTADIRDFDKLPIPFRAVATDIASGEKVVFRRGHLPRVIRASMSIPAVFAPVELDGRLLVDGGMTDNIPLDVVREMGVDLAIVVDIGTPLRNRKQLATVVDVLNQSITLMTRRNSEEQLASLRREDILVQPSLASFGVTDFGRAHDMIDAGYRATVALAPRLAGLRQPEADSNLAMARSPRQRTPVITAIKVENDSKVSDDVIRYYIRQPIGEPLELDRLQTDMGTLYGLDYFDQVQYRVVHKGDDNTLVINARGRRGGTDYLRLGLNLSDDLRGDSAFNLGASYRVNGINRLGAEWLTRAQIGDQQELYTEFYQPLDVGSRYFIAPYLDFGSQNVEATLDNDPVAEYRLERYGFGLNVGRQIGTYGEVRLGVGKAWGEADVRIGDQDLPKVSFDEGFYELKYSFDTFDNVYFPHSGEDIGLTVRKYDKALDSDQSYRQWLFNLDKAFSSGPNTLVLGGKYGRTLDEAEVVTSSFVFGGARQLSGFRQDSVSGQNMSLLRMVYYRRLTPRAYLPLDFPLYIGGSLERGRAWNNDNEFDSGYINAASVFLGLETPLGPLNLSYGANNAHERAVYLNLGHTF
- a CDS encoding MarR family transcriptional regulator; translation: MPLTDNQHRFGMQLAQMSRGWRAELDRRLAGLNLSQARWLVLLHLARFDEAPTQRELAQSVGVEGPTLARLLDSLEGQGLVRRQAVMEDRRAKKILLCPPAKPLIDQIETIANALRAELFTGVDEADLEVCMRVHAKILGNLEKS
- the recQ gene encoding DNA helicase RecQ, with translation MLEQAQRVLKDVFGYDSFRGRQAAIIECVAGGGDALVLMPTGGGKSLCFQVPGLLRPGLTVVVSPLIALMDDQVATLDELGVAAAALNSTLSAEQQRDLAGRLRRGEVKMLYLAPERLVQPRMLEFLRGLDIALFAIDEAHCVSQWGHDFRPEYLQLGQLAELFPHVPRIALTATADMRTREEIVQRLHLQGAERFLSSFDRPNIFYRIVPKESPRKQLMAFLGERRGNAGIVYCLSRKKVDETAAFLCDQGFPALPYHAGLAAETRAANQHRFLNEEGLIMVATIAFGMGIDKPNVRFVAHLDLPKSLEAYYQETGRAGRDGLPSDAWMAYGLQDMVMLKQMLQNSEGDERHKRIEQHKLDAMLALCEETRCRRQSLLAYFDEVLEQPCGHCDNCVDQVQTWDATEPARQALSTVFRTGQRYGVGHLVDVLLGKDTEKVRNFGHEKLSVFGVGKPLAEAEWRSLFRQLVARGLVDIDLEGYGGLRLSDSCRPLLRGEVTLQLRRDLKPQTVAKASGGSGGSPASQLVRAEERELWEALRTLRRKLAEEHSVPPYVIFPDSTLLEMLRSMPTSLSDMAQVSGVGARKLERYGQAFLEVLNGSGGTEEAPKVVLDLRHELVSLARAGMTPAQIAGQLNCSEKNVYSLLAEAIGRQELGLEQALDLPEDLMMEVQDAFLDGEGELPPVSAVAPLFGARVPEGVLYCVRAALAVEFGL
- a CDS encoding YecA family protein, producing MSFAEQLTRLQAFLDADELHEEALDYVAAHGYLTALSICSEEVPEREWIDALFAEEPHYTSDAQRTEIEATLVALKGHIARQLASDEEFDLPCDLDLTDEPDDSDLRGWCIGFMEGVFLREEAWFENAEEEVSEMLLPIMVGSGLFDEQPEFEDIAKNANLQDDMIVQIPEALSALFLLLHAPDEKPALLKPRHH
- a CDS encoding YbaN family protein, whose translation is MRYLLLAIGWLSVALGVAGIFLPVLPTTPFLLLAAACFARSSPRFHDWLVNHPRLGPWIRDYLSGEGIPLKGKVYAIGLMWASISLSCYLVPLFWARAFMLTSAVLVSAWILKQKTLHRPG